In Spiroplasma floricola 23-6, the DNA window ACAACAATTTCCACAAACTTTTGTTGAGTTTGGAATAAAAGCATTTGAAATATATAAACAAGTTTATAAACCAGATTCAGAAAGTATTAAAGAATTAAAAGATAAGTATGATTATGACTTTCTTTTTGATTTAAAATTTGACAACGATATATTTATCAAAGATCAATATAATTTTGTTCAACCTAAAACTAACTCAGAGATTAATAATTCATTAAAAAAATTTGACAATGTTTATTATACAAGAATAAAAGAACAGTTAAGTAGTATAGGAGAATATGAAAAAATACTTAATAATAAAGATATTCTTTTTGAAATGAAAACTACAAATGAAATTTTAAGTAAAAGTCAAAGTAATTATATTAGATTTGAAAGTAAACAAAGTCAAAAAATAGGTTATTTTCAAATGAACAATTATCAAATTAATAAAGGTGATAAAATTTTTAAGGAGTTTGAATATATTCAAATTAATTTATTTGGAGTTATTAAAATTAAAATATATTTTGATAAAGATTATAGATATTCTAAATCAATGACAATTTTTTAAAAAAATAATTTAAAATATTTATAAAGTAAGTTAAACTAAATAGACGTATTTATGTCTATTTTTTATTTGTGTAATCCCTGTATTAGGGATTTTTTTATTTATTAAATTTTTAATGTTATTTCCTTTAGAGAATAGTCATTTAAACTTAATTCAATATTTTTTTCTTTTTCTTTTTGAGTTCATTTTATAAACTTTTGTTTTTTTGTTATATACTTTATTATTTCTATTATTGTATAAAAAATTGTTACCTAAAAAGTTGGAACATTCGTAAAATTTTTCAATTTATCTATTGCTTTTTTTTTTTTTTTTTAACATAAAAGTAACAATTTGAATTTAATAATAAAAGACAAAGGATGCTTATTTGTTTTTTCATTTATTTATTTTAAAAAGGAGAATAAAATGAAAAAATTATTAAGTGTATTGGCATCAATTGGTTTTGTATCATCTTCAACTGTTAGTGTAGTTGCTTGTGGTACAAAAGAAAAGTCTAAAGATACTTCTAAACCTCAAGAACCTCAAAAAGATGATTTAAATGAGATTATAAGAGACTTTCAAACTGAAGTTACAAAAATTTACAATAGTCATATGAAAAGTGAAGTTATTGGAAATCTTATAGGTTTACAAGAAACAGAAAAAAACTATTTGTTTATTAAAAAAGATAATATAATAGCTTTTTCAAATAAGGAAAAAGATATAACAGCTGAAAATAAAAAACAAATAGAGAATGATGAAAATCTAATTTTAAAATCAAAACTATTGGCAGAAAAATTAAATGAGTTAAAAAAAGTAAATAAATATAAAGTAATTTTAGATGATGTTGACTCTATTTTTAATGGAGTTGAAGTTATTTATAATGATAATTTTAAAATAAAATCAGGAGAGTTATCTCAAGGAGTTTATATTGGAAACCTTATAAATGAATATAAAGTGAATATTAAATATAAAGGAAAAAATGATATTGAGAAATTTGAAATTGGAGATACATTAAAATATACTTCAACAGATGATGAAACATTTAAAATAGCAGGAGATAATCTAGCAAAAAATATTGAAAAAGATTTTTTAGTTTCAAATGAAATGAAAAGGTATTCTAATTTTGAATGAAAAAATATTAAAAATAATAAAAACTTTTATGAAGGGTATGGAGAATTTTCAAATGAGATAAAAAATTATATAAATTCAAATGATGAATATAAAAATAGTTTAATTAACTTTATTAAACAAAATTATTTTAAAAGTTTTGAAAATTTAAATTTAGATTTTAATCAAAGCAATATTTATATGGACTCAAGTTTTAGAAATAATTTATTAAATGTATTTGAAAGTAAAAGTGCAAAGTCTTTTGAAGATTATACAAAATCAGATCAAAATTCTGAGAAAATTTTTAAAACTATTTTTAGAAATGATCCAAATAGTGAATCAACTAAACAAGTTTTAAAGGAACTTTATTTTACAAATAATAATATGGATAAATGAAATAAAGAATTAATCACTTTAAAAAGTAATTATCTTAAAAATTTAAAATTAACAGATCAACAAACTAACTTAATTGAAAAATCTAATGAATATATTAGTGCAGATTCAATAGGAAATATTAAATTAAAAGGGGCAACTATTACAATAGGTTCAGGAGTTAATAAATATATTCATGAATTGCCTGATTTTAATTTATATGTAACATATAATGCTTCTTCAAAAGTTGAAGAAAAAATTGACTTTTTAAGTGAGTTTACTTCAAAAGTAATAATAAAAGGTATGCATAATTTTTATGGAATGGATTCAAATTTTAAATATCCAGAGTTTAATTCTGATCAAGATTATTTAATGAATATTGGAAATAAAGAAATAATTTCAAATATAAAAAATAATTTTGATAAGGAATATCAATTAAAATATCCAGGAACTTTTAGTCAAATTTTTTGAAATATTTGAGATAAAGTGAGTAATCAAAAATCTAAGGAATTTATTAGCGATTTAAATATATTTAATATGTTGTTAACTAATAATTTGAGTTTAGTATATTTTATTTTTGAGAACTTTTCACAAGATTTATATGATTTAGTATATTCAGGAAGTGGAAATAAATATAATAATAAAATTGAACCTGTTGTAAACGAAAATGATGTATCTCTTATTTCTACAAAAACCGGAGCAAAAGATAAAAATCCTGATTCAATTACATTTAAATTGGGTTATTTAGCAGTTAACTTTAAGTATGAAAAATTATTTAATTTATCTGAAAGTCAAAAATCAAAAATTTTTATTAAATTTGTGTAGTTTAAAAATATTTTTCAACGTTCCCCCCAAATTGGGAACGTTTTTTTTTTTTTTTTATCATTTTTTATTCATTCTAATTCTATCATTATTATAAAAGTCCAATCATGCTCATGCTATTTCCATACATTGATTAATGTTTTCAATATGACATGTTCTTATAGTTTCATCTTTTAAACGACCATGAAAACTTTCATGTTTACCATTATGATGAGGTGTTCCTGGTTTTGAATAGCTTCTAATAATTTGTAAATCATTACATAAACTTATGTAATCCAGAGAGGTATATTGATTTCCATTATCTGAATGTAATAATATTGAACCTAAATATTTTTTATTTTTATATGCCATTTCTACAGCTTCAAGAACAAAATCTGTTTTTTGATTATCAATTCTTTTAGATTTTCCTATTATTTCTCCAGTTAAATTATCTTGAACTGTGCAAATATAACCTTTTTTTGTTTTAACTGAAAATTCAGTTATATCACTAGTTCAAATATTTTCAAAACCAATTTCTTTTGCTTCTTTTAAATAATTCTTTCTAATAGTTTCGTTATATCTTTTAATCTCATGTTTAGATTGTTTCTTAATGTAATATGCAATATGATTAAATTTTTTAAATATACGTTCTAATTTTTTATGATTAATTCTGAAAGGGTCAATATAATTTAATTTAAAATATAGGGCTCATCTTTTAGCACTATAAGCACTAAGGAAATTATTCCTTTCAATTTCTGAAATAACTAAATTCATAATTCTTGTATCATCCAGGAAATTCATTAAAGTTTTATTTTTTTTATATGTTGATGTTCTATTAATATTTAAAATTTTACAAATCATTGTTCTATTGCTCTTGGTATTTATCAATAATTGTTGAACTATTTCTTTTTGGTTTTGGCCTTGGAGGCTCATTGCTTTTTTAAAATATCATTCTCCTTAATTAATTCCTTATTGTAATCAAATAGAATTCCTACAAACAGATCATTTGCCTTTTGAGATATACTGTAATCTATTTTATAAGGTAAACGAGTTTTTGAATCACCAATATCTGTATTTTTGTATTTGTTTATTATTGTTCCAATTGATCCTGTAGTTGAGTTAAATTTTAATGCTATTTCCTTTAGAGAATAACCATTCAAACTTAATTCAATAATTTTTTCTTTTTCTTCTTGAGTTCACTTTCTAAACTTTTGTCCTTTTTTTGCCATATACTTTATCCTTTTCTATTATTGTATAAAAATTGTTGCCTAAATGGGGGGAACATTCTTTTTAAAGAAAAGTCAATAAACTTGACTTTTTTTTTTTTTTTTATAATTATTGATATCAATTTGAATTGTTTATTTGTATTTTAATAGTTCTTACAAAAGGAGGAAAAATGAAAAAATTATTAAGTATGTTAGCAGTATTTGGTATTGCTTCATCAACTACTATTACAGTGGTTGCATGTGGTGTTAAAACAGAAAATAAAAATCCTGATAAAAAACCAGAAGAACCTAAAGAAGATTTAAATCAGATTATAAAAGACTTTCAAAATGAAGCAACAAATATTTATATAGATCATATTAAAAAGGAAGTTATGCAAAATCTTATTGGAATACAAGAGAATGAAAAAAAGCATTTATTTATTAAAAAAGATAATATAATAGCTTTTTCAAATAAGGAAAAAGAATTAACTTTAAAAGATAAAAAAGATATAGAGCATGATGAAAACTTAATTTTAAATTCTACTTTGCTTGCACAAAAATTAAAAGAATTAAAAAAGGTGAATAAATACAAAGTTATTTTAGATGATATTGATTCTATTTTTGATGGAGTAGAAATTATCTATAATGACAATCTTAAAATAAAATCAGGAGAATTATCTCAAGGAGTTTATATTGGAAATTTTATAAATGAGTATAAAGTAAATATTAAGTATAAAGGAAAAAACTCTATAGAAAAATTTGAAATAAAAGATATATTAAAATATACATCAACAGATGATGCAACATTTAAAGTAGCAGGAGATAATCTAGCCAAAAATATTGAAAAGGACTTTTTAGTTTCAAATGAAATGAAAAAGTACTCCAATTTTGAATGAAAGAATATTAAAAATAATAAAAACTTTTATGAAGGGTATGGAGAATTTTCAAATGAAATTAAAAATTATATAAATTCAAATGATGAGTATAAAAATAATTTAATTAGCTTTATTAAACAAAATTATTTTAAAAGTTTTCAAAATTTATCTTTAGATTTTAATCAAAGCAATATTTATATGGATTCTAACTTTAAAACTAATCTGTTAAATGTTTTTGAAAATAAAAGTTCAAAGTCTTTTGAAGATTATACAAAATCAGAACAAAATTCTGAAAAAATTTTTAAAACTATTTTTAGAAATGATCCAAATAATGAATCAAATAAGCAAGTTTTAAAAGAACTTTATTTTACAAATAATAATATGGATAAATGAAATAAAGAATTAATCACTTTAAAAAGTAACTATCTTAAAAATTTAAAATTAACAGATCAACAAACTAACTTAATTGAAAAATCTAATGAATATATTAGTGCAGATTCAATAGGAAATATTAAATTAAAAGGGGCAACTATTACAATAGGTTCAGGAGTTAATAAATATATTCATGAATTGCCTGATTTTAATTTATCTGTAACATATAATGCTTCTTCAAAAGTTGAAGAAAAAATTGACTTTTTAAGTGAGTTTACTTCAAAAGTA includes these proteins:
- a CDS encoding lipoprotein — its product is MKKLLSMLAVFGIASSTTITVVACGVKTENKNPDKKPEEPKEDLNQIIKDFQNEATNIYIDHIKKEVMQNLIGIQENEKKHLFIKKDNIIAFSNKEKELTLKDKKDIEHDENLILNSTLLAQKLKELKKVNKYKVILDDIDSIFDGVEIIYNDNLKIKSGELSQGVYIGNFINEYKVNIKYKGKNSIEKFEIKDILKYTSTDDATFKVAGDNLAKNIEKDFLVSNEMKKYSNFEWKNIKNNKNFYEGYGEFSNEIKNYINSNDEYKNNLISFIKQNYFKSFQNLSLDFNQSNIYMDSNFKTNLLNVFENKSSKSFEDYTKSEQNSEKIFKTIFRNDPNNESNKQVLKELYFTNNNMDKWNKELITLKSNYLKNLKLTDQQTNLIEKSNEYISADSIGNIKLKGATITIGSGVNKYIHELPDFNLSVTYNASSKVEEKIDFLSEFTSKVIIKGMHNFYGMDSNFKYPEFNSDQDYLMNIGNKEVIPIVKNWHLINSNRLPGDLSFMFGSIVKAIGISNKLDFISNLGISFLIKNMSKNYIIMSDYSNDLVDYENWNNGTRYNNKVEYVLNENDISFIPAKSGAKDKNPDSITFKLGYLAVNFKYEKLFNLSESQKSKIFIKFV
- a CDS encoding DDE-type integrase/transposase/recombinase; its protein translation is MSLQGQNQKEIVQQLLINTKSNRTMICKILNINRTSTYKKNKTLMNFLDDTRIMNLVISEIERNNFLSAYSAKRWALYFKLNYIDPFRINHKKLERIFKKFNHIAYYIKKQSKHEIKRYNETIRKNYLKEAKEIGFENIWTSDITEFSVKTKKGYICTVQDNLTGEIIGKSKRIDNQKTDFVLEAVEMAYKNKKYLGSILLHSDNGNQYTSLDYISLCNDLQIIRSYSKPGTPHHNGKHESFHGRLKDETIRTCHIENINQCMEIAWAWLDFYNNDRIRMNKKW
- a CDS encoding lipoprotein, with the protein product MKKLLSVLASIGFVSSSTVSVVACGTKEKSKDTSKPQEPQKDDLNEIIRDFQTEVTKIYNSHMKSEVIGNLIGLQETEKNYLFIKKDNIIAFSNKEKDITAENKKQIENDENLILKSKLLAEKLNELKKVNKYKVILDDVDSIFNGVEVIYNDNFKIKSGELSQGVYIGNLINEYKVNIKYKGKNDIEKFEIGDTLKYTSTDDETFKIAGDNLAKNIEKDFLVSNEMKRYSNFEWKNIKNNKNFYEGYGEFSNEIKNYINSNDEYKNSLINFIKQNYFKSFENLNLDFNQSNIYMDSSFRNNLLNVFESKSAKSFEDYTKSDQNSEKIFKTIFRNDPNSESTKQVLKELYFTNNNMDKWNKELITLKSNYLKNLKLTDQQTNLIEKSNEYISADSIGNIKLKGATITIGSGVNKYIHELPDFNLYVTYNASSKVEEKIDFLSEFTSKVIIKGMHNFYGMDSNFKYPEFNSDQDYLMNIGNKEIISNIKNNFDKEYQLKYPGTFSQIFWNIWDKVSNQKSKEFISDLNIFNMLLTNNLSLVYFIFENFSQDLYDLVYSGSGNKYNNKIEPVVNENDVSLISTKTGAKDKNPDSITFKLGYLAVNFKYEKLFNLSESQKSKIFIKFV